CGCTGGAAACCTCGCTGAATAATCTGCTGTTTCGCGATCGCAGTATGAAAGCCGCTCGCCAGCGCTTGGCGGGCAAGGTGCTGCGCATCGAACTGGAAGAGCTGGCCTCACCGCTGGTGCTGGTGTTCAGCGAATTGCGCGTGGACGTGCTGGGGCAGTCTGAAGACAGCGCCGATTGCACCGTGCGCAGCCGCATTCCCGCCTTACTGAGGCTGCGCGATCGCCAGCAGTTGCCGGTGCTGATGCGCAGCGGCGAATTGACGGTGGAAGGCGATATTCAGGTGGTGCAACAGCTGGTTGGTCTGCTCGATCTGGCTGAGTGGGATCCGGCGGAGTGGCTGGCGCCCTACATCGGCGATATCGCCGCTCAGGGTATTACGCAGGCGCTGGGAAAAGGCGCTTCGTTGCTGAAAGCCGGCTTTATGCGCCGGCAGCAGGACATGGCGGAGGCGTTGACGGAAGAGTGGCGCCTGGCGCCGGGGCCGCTGGAAGTGGTGTGGTTCAACGAAGAAGTTGATGCTCTCGCCCGCAGCGCGGAAGCGCTGTCTGCCCGCATGGACAAGTTGGAGGGCAAGCGATGACCCCAGGCGAACTGCGCCGTTTGTATTTTATCGTCCGCGTATTTCTCAGCTATGGGCTGGACGAACTGATCCCTAAAATGCGTTTGACGCTGCCGCTGCGCTTCGGCCGCCGGCTGCTGTTCTGGATGCCGAATCGGCACAAGGACAAGCCGCTGGGTGAACGCCTGCGGTTGGCGCTGCAGGAGCTGGGACCGGTCTGGATCAAGTTTGGCCAGATGATGTCGACCCGCCGCGATCTGTTTCCGCCGCAGATTGCCGATCAGCTGACGCTGTTGCAGGATCGGGTCGCGCCTTTCGACGGTGCGCTGGCGCGTAAACATATCGAGCTGGCGATGGGCGGCCCACTGGAAACCTGGTTCGACGATTTCGAGCAGCAGCCGCTGGCCTCTGCCTCGATCGCGCAGGTGCATACCGCGCGGTTGAAGACCACCGGCCAGGAAGTGGTGCTGAAGGTGATCCGTCCGGATATCGGGCCGATCATCAAGGCCGACGTGCGCCTGATGTACCGGTTGGCAGGCTGGGTGCCGAAGTTGTTGCCGGACGGCCGCCGTCTGCGCCCGCGCGAAGTGGTGCGTGAGTACGAGAAAACTCTGCTGGACGAACTGAACCTGCTGCGCGAAGCGGCTAACGCCATTCAGTTGCGCCGCAATTTCGACGGTAGCCCGATGCTGTACGTACCGGAAGTTTATTCCGACTACTGTCGTGAAAGCGTATTGGTGATGGAGCGCATCTACGGTATTCCGGTCTCGGACATCGCCACGCTGGAGCAGCAGGGCACCAACATGAAACTGTTGGCTGAACGTGGCGTTCAGGTGTTCTTTACCCAGGTATTCCGCGACAGCTTCTTCCATGCGGACATGCATCCCGGTAATATTTTCGTCAGCTACGAACATCCGGAAGATCCTTGCTATATCGGCATCGATTGCGGCATCGTCGGCTCGCTGAACAAAGATGATAAACGCTACCTGGCGGAAAACTTCATCGCCTTCTTCAACCGCGATTATCGCAAGGTGGCGGAACTGCACGTCGACTCCGGTTGGGTGCCGCGCGACACCAATGTGGAAGACTTCGAATTCGCCATCCGCACCGTGTGCGAGCCGATTTTCGAGAAGCCGCTGGCGGAGATTTCCTTCGGCAACGTGCTGCTGAACCTGTTCAACACCGCGCGCCGCTTCAATATGGAAGTGCAGCCGCAGCTGGTGTTATTGCAGAAGACCTTGCTGTATGTTGAAGGGCTGGGGCGCCAGCTCTACCCGCAGCTGGATCTGTGGACCACAGCCAAGCCGTTCCTCGAGAGCTGGTTGCGCGATCAGGTCGGGATTCCTGCGGTGGTGCGCGCGCTGAAAGAAAAAGCGCCGTTTTGGGCGGAGAAGCTGCCCGAACTGCCCGAGCTGTTTTACGACAGCCTGCAGCAGCATAAACTGTTGCAACAAAGCGTTGATAAGCTGACCAACCAGATGCAGGCTCAGCGGGTTCGTCAGGGGCAATCACGTTATTTGTTCGGCGTTGGCGCTACACTGTTGGTAAGCGGCACGCTGTTGCTGCTGGGGCAAATCGAGGTGTTTCCCGCCTGGATGATGGCCGCCGGCATCGTATGCTGGGTGATTGGCTGGAAGCGAACCACCTGATTTAATTCGTTACTCTGGTAAAGTCGGCCCTATAATGCGGGCTGACTTTAAAAGACCCTTTAAAATTAGAGGTAATTAAAATGGGCGGTATTAGTATTACGCAATTGTTGATCATCGCAGTGATCGTGGTGCTGCTGTTCGGTACCAAAAAACTGCGCACGCTGGGCTCCGATCTCGGCGCCTCGATCAAGGGCTTCAAAAAGGCTATCGGCGATGATACGCCGTCTACACCCAACACGGCTGAGAAAACCAGCCTGGATGATGCCGACTTCTCGGCCAAGCCTATTACCGATAAGCAGCCGGAAGTGAAACCGGAAGAGTCGAAGAACAAAGAGCAGGTATAAACCGTGTTTGACATTGGGTTTAGTGAGCTGCTGCTGGTGCTGGTGATCGGCCTGGTTGTTCTGGGGCCGGAACGGTTGCCGGTCGCGGTCAGAACGGTATCGGGCTGGATCCGCGCATTGCGCTCGCTGGCGGCCTCGGTGCAGCATGAACTGTCTCAAGAGCTGAAGCTGCAGGAGCTGCAGGACAGCCTGAAAAAAGCCGAACAGGCCGGCCTGCAGAACCTGACGCCGGAATTGAAGGCATCGATGGATGAGTTGAAAGACGCGGCGGAATCATTGAAACGCACCTACCGGGGCGAGAAAGAAGAGCTGGCGAACACCATTCATAACCCGCAGGCCCCCGATCCGGAAGCCCTGCACGACGGCGTGACGCCGGCGGAAGCGGCGACCAGTGCCAGTGCGCCTGCCGCCGTGCCGAAACCGGCGGCGGAACCTGAGGCCGCCGTGGCCGCGTCCCCGGTTGCGCCTGAGGCGGTGCAACCGGCTAAAGCGCCGGTTGAAACCGTACCGGTACCTGTCGAATCAGTTGCGGATAAAACCCCAGCGTCTCACCAACCTAGTGGCGATCGTTAATACATGGCTGTTGAAGATACCCAACCCCTTATCAGTCATCTGATAGAGCTGCGCAAGCGGCTGTTGAACTCGATTATTTGCGTGCTGGCGGTGTTCGTGGTGCTGGTGTTTTTCGCCAACGACATCTACCAGCTGGTCTCTGCGCCGCTGCTCAAGCAGCTGCCGGCCGGGGCGAGCATGATTGCCACCGACGTGGCGTCACCGTTCTTTACGCCGATCAAGTTGACCATGATCGTCTCGGTGTTCGTCTCCGCGCCGATGATCCTGTATCAGGTGTGGGCATTCATCGCGCCGGCGCTGTACAAGCATGAACGCCGCCTGATGATGCCGCTGCTGGTGTCCAGCAGCCTGCTGTTCTACCTCGGCATGGCTTTCGCCTACTTCATCGTGTTCCCGCTGGCCTTCGGCTTCTTTGCCAAGACCGCGCCGATGGGAGTGACCATTGCGACCGACATTAAAAACTACCTCGATTTCGTCATGGCGCTGTTTATGGCGTTCGGCGTCGCTTTCGAAGTGCCGGTCGCCATCATTCTGCTGTGCTGGAGTGGCGTCACCTCGCCGGAGGATCTGAAGAAGAAACGGCCGTATGTGTTGGTCGGCGCGTTTGTGGTCGGCATGCTGTTGACGCCGCCGGACGTGTTCTCGCAAACCCTGTTGGCAATACCGATGTATCTGCTGTTTGAAGTGGGGGTGTTCTTCGCTCGCTTCTATACCGGCAAACGTCGTCCGCAAGCGGAAGAAGAAGACGAGGGTGACGAACCCCCAGCACCTTGATCCACATTATTGCTAAGCCGCCCATTGGGCGGCTTTTGCTTTGGAAAAAACCATGTTTGATATCGGCGTTAATCTCACCAGCAGCCAATTCGCCAAAGACCGCCAGGCGGTGGTGGAACGCGCCCGCGCCGCGGGCGTGACGGGGATGTTAATTACCGGCACCGACCTGGCGGAAAGCCGCGATGCCGCCGAGCTGGCGCAGCAACATGCGGGCTACTGCTGGTCTACTGCCGGCGTGCATCCGCACTACGCCAGCGGTTGGGATGAGCAAACCGCCGAGCAGATTTATGCGTTGGCCGTGCGCCCTGAAGTGGTGGCGATCGGTGAGTGCGGCCTGGATTTCAACCGCAATTTCTCGACGCCCGCGCAGCAAGAAGCAGCGTTTACCGCGCAGCTGGCGCTGGCGGTGGAGTTGGCGCTGCCGGTGTTTCTCCATTGCCGCGACGCACACGCACGTTTTGCCGAGCTACTGACGCCGTGGTTGGATAAACTGCCCGCGGCCGTGGTGCATTGCTTCACCGGCACCGCCGAAGAATTAGCAAGCTGTTTGTCGTTGGGCCTGTCGATCGGGATTACCGGTTGGGTCTGCGACGAACGGCGCGGCCTGGAGTTGCGTGCCCTGTTGCCGCAGATCCCGGCCGAGCGTCTGCTGTTGGAAACTGACGCCCCTTATCTGTTGCCCCGCGATTTACAGCCTAAACCCGCATCTCGCCGCAACGAACCCTGTTTCCTGCCCCACATCGTGCATCAGGTCGCCGTCTGGCGACAGGAAGAGCCGCAATGGCTGGGGCAAAAAACCGATGAGAACGCCCGCCGGCTATTCCGGCTGGTTTGAGCTAGGAGAAAACTATGAGCTATGCATTTCCGGGCACCTTCCCTGGTCGCCGTATGCGCCGCGTGCGCCGTCATGACTTCAGCCGCCGCTTGGTCGCCGAGAACCAACTGACGGTAAACGACCTGATTTATCCGGTGTTTGTCATGGAAGGCAGCAACCGTCAGGAAGAAGTTGCCTCGATGCCGGGCGTATCGCGCATGACGATCGATCTGCTGGTCAAGGAAGCGGAAACCATCGCCAAACTCGGCGTGCCGGTGATCTCCCTGTTCCCGGTGATCGAACCGAGCTTGAAATCGCTGCATGCGGAAGAGGCCTATAACCCGGAAGGTCTGGTACAGCGCACGGTGCGTGCGCTGAAAGACGCGGTGCCTGAGCTGGGCATTCTGACTGACGTAGCGCTCGATCCCTACACCACCCATGGGCAGGACGGGGTGATCGATGAACAGGGTTATGTGATTAACGACGTGACCAAAGACATTCTGGTGCGTCAGGCGCTGTCCCATGCCGAAGCGGGGGCGGAAATCGTGGCGCCGAGCGACATGATGGACGGCCGCATCGGGGCGATCCGCGATCGTCTGGAATTGCAGGGCCTGGTGAATACCCAGATCATGGCCTATTCCGCCAAATATGCTTCCTGTTACTACGGCCCGTTCCGCGATGCGCTGGGCTCCAGCGGCAATCTGAAGGGCGGCAACAAGAAGACCTATCAGATGGATCCGGCCAACAGTGATGAAGCGCTGCAGGAGATTGCACAGGATCTGCAGGAAGGCGCGGACATGGTGATGGTGAAACCGGGCATGCCGTACCTGGACGTCGTGCGCCGCGTGAAGGATACCTTCGGCGTGCCAACCTTCGCTTATCAGGTGTCCGGCGAGTACGCCATGCATATGGCGGCGATTCAGAACGGCTGGCTGCAGGAGCAGCCTGCGGTAATGGAGTCGTTGATGTGCTTCAAACGCGCCGGCGCCGACGGCGTGCTGACCTACTTCGCCAAGCGTGTCGCCCAGTGGCTGCACGACGACGCGATGCGTCGTTAAGCGCAAAGTGAGTCAACAAAAAGGCGCCTGAGGGCGCCTTTTGCATTACATCTTCTGGAACTGTCGGTTGTCGATGCTTTGACTGACCTGTTTGTTGATCAGGTTCAGCAACAACATGGAACGTGCCTCGCCGTCCGGCTCGGTGTAGATTGCCTGCAGCCCTTCGAACACGCCGTCGACGATCAGGACGGTATCCCCCGGCTGTGGGGTTTCCGGATCGACATAGGTTTCGCTGGCGTGCGTGCGCAGCTCATCGATCACCTTGCTCGGTATGACGCTCGGCAACGCGCCGAAGCGCACGAAGTGGCTGACGCCGCGGGTGGCGCTGATGGTGGTGGTGTGAATGCGCTCCGGGTCGAACTCCACAAACAGATAGTTGGGAAACAGGGGTTCGCTGACCGCGATGCGCTTGCCGCGTACGATCTTTTCTAGCGTGATGATCGGGCTGAGGCAGTTTACCTGCTGCCGTTCCAAATGTTCCTGCGCCCGCAACAGCTGACCGCGTTTGCAATAAAGTAGATACCAGGATTCCATAATTTCACATGCCTTTCTGCCAGCCGGTAAGCATATCAAAAGCTCTTCCGGATACATAGTGATGCAAGTTTCAGCGTGTAATATCACCTATCTCTATGAATTTTTGGCTATTAGCGAAGGGTCACACACTTATCGATACGGCGCTGGTATAACAGAGGGCTAAAAATTTGTTACCGTCACAGTATGGCAAGGCGTTGCATTACCGGCTGTGACGCTATTCATCGTTTTTGACCGAGGGGAAGAGAAATGGAGCTGTTTCTGTTGAGTAACGGCAAGCTGTCTGGCGAAGCCGAGTTGCTGGGGTACGCCAAAAGCCAACTGCTGGCGATGATTGCGCGTCGCGGCATCAAATCCGCCGTCTTTATCCCTTACGCCCTGATCCGTTACGACTACGACCAGCGTGCGCAGGAACTGGCGCAAACGCTGGGCATTGAAGTTACCAGTATCCACCACGCCGCTTCGCCGGCGGCGGCGATCGCGCAGGCGGAATGCATTTTGGTCAGCGGCGGCAATACCTGGTTGCTGAACCAGATGCTGCACGAGCAAGGCCTGATCGTGCCTATCCAGCGCGCAGTGCGCGAGCGTGAAGTGCCCTACGTCGGCTGGAGCGCCGGTTGCAACGTGGCCACGCCGAGCATTCGCACCACCAATGACATGCCGGTGCGCAGCAGTGTGGTGCTGCCGGCGCTGGGGCTGTTCCCGGTGCAGATCAATCCGCATTACATCGACGCGCATATCAGCGGCCACATGGGTGAAACCCGTGACGAGCGCCTGGCGGAGTTCTGTGCGATCAACCCGAGCGAATCGGTGGTGGCGCTGCGAGAAGGCAGCCTGCTGCACGTTGAAGGCAATGAGCTGCGTTACTTCAGCGCTAACGGGCAGGGCTTCAAGGTGTTCCGCCACGGCGAGGAGACGCGCGAATATCAGGATACGCGTGCGCTGGCCACGCTGGTGCCGTTCAACTGCGGCTGAGGGCTACCCTGCAGCGGGCGGCGTTAACAAAATTGCAGCAACAACCGTGAAGAGGGCTTATAATGCCCTCCCCACAGGCCGTTATAATGATCAGCATGAAATACCGTGACTTACGCGATTTCCTCTCGTTGCTGGAGAAGAGAGGGGAACTAAAACGCATCAGCCAGCCGATCGATCCTTACCTGGAAATGACGGAGATTGCCGATCGCACCTTGCGGGCGGGCGGCCCGGCATTGCTGTTTGAAAAACCGAAAGGGTACGACATGCCGGTGCTGTGCAACCTGTTCGGCACCGCCAATCGCGTGGCGATGGGCATGGGGCAGGAAGACATCGGCGCGCTGCGCGAAGTCGGCAAACTGCTGGCGTTCCTCAAAGAGCCGGAGCCGCCGAAAGGCTTCCGCGATCTGTTCGACAAAATGCCGAAGTTCAAGCAGGTGTTGAACATGCCGACCAAGGTGCTGGGTTCCGCGCCTTGTCAGGAGCAGGTATGGCAGGGCGAGGATGTCGATCTGGGCCGTATTCCTGTGATGCACTGCTGGCCGGAAGACGCCGCGCCGCTGATCACCTGGGGACTGACGGTCACCCGCGGCCCGCATAAGGAACGACAAAACCTCGGCATCTATCGCCAACAGGTGCTGGGCAAGAACAAAGTGATCATGCGCTGGCTGTCGCATCGCGGCGGCGCGCTGGATTATCAGGAGTGGTGCCAGGCACATCCCGGCGAGCGTTTCCCGGTTGCGGTGGCGTTGGGCGCCGATCCCGCCACCATCCTCGGTGCGGTTACGCCGGTGCCGGACACCCTGTCTGAATACGCCTTTGCCGGGCTGCTGCGCGGCAATAAAACCGAAGTGGTCAAGTGCCTTTCCAACGATCTGGAAGTGCCAGCCAGCGCCGAAATCGTGCTGGAAGGCTATATCGAACCGGGTGAAATGGCGCCGGAAGGCCCGTACGGCGACCACACCGGTTACTACAATGAAATCGACCAGTTCCCGGTGTTCACCGTCACCCACATCACCCAACGCCGTAACGCCATCTACCACTCGACCTACACCGGCCGCCCGCCGGATGAGCCGGCGATCCTGGGTGTGGCGCTGAATGAAGTGTTCGTGCCGATCCTGCAAAAGCAGTTTCCGGAAATCGTCGATTTCTATCTGCCGCCGGAAGGGTGCTCGTACCGGCTGGCGGTAGTGACCATGAAAAAACAGTACGCCGGCCACGCTAAACGCGTAATGATGGGCGTCTGGTCGTTCCTGCGGCAGTTTATGTACACAAAATTTGTTATCGTCTGTGACGACGACGTTAATGCGCGCGACTGGAACGACGTGATTTGGGCGATCACCACGCGAATGGATCCGGCAAGGGATACCGTTCTGGTGGAGAATACGCCGATCGACTATCTGGACTTCGCCTCGCCGGTTTCCGGCCTGGGTTCGAAGATGGGGCTGGACGCCACCAATAAATGGCCGGGTGAAACCGATCGCGAATGGGGCCGTCCGATTCAGATGGATGAAAAGGTACGTGCGCGCGTCGACGAAATCTGGGATGAGCTCGCAATCTTCAGTGACAGGGAACCGACGCTATAGCGTCAGGCCCTGTTCTCAGCTTTGCATTGATGACCCGACAGAGGGAACGCATGACAATATTGAGCTGTAAAGTGACCTCGGTAGAGGCCATTACCGATACGGTTTATCGGGTACGTCTGGTACCCGAACAGCCGTTTTCTTTCAAGGCAGGGCAATATCTGATGGTGGTGATGGACGAGCGCGACAAGCGCCCGTTCTCGTTGGCATCTACCCCGACGCAGCAAGATTACATTGAGCTGCATATTGGCGCTTCGGAGCTGAATCTGTACGCCATGGCGGTGATGGATCGCATTCTGAAAGAGCAGGCGATCACCGTCGACGTGCCGCACGGCGATGCCTGGCTGCGTGAAGAGGGCAGCCGTCCGCTGGTGCTGATCGCCGGCGGCACCGGTTTCTCTTACGCGCGTTCAATCTTGTTGACCGCGTTGGAGCAGCAGCCCAATCGCGATATTTCGATCTACTGGGGTGGGCGTGAGCTGAAGCACCTGTACGACTTGAGCGAGCTGGAAGCGCTGTCGTTGCAGCATCCGAATCTGAAGGTGATCCCGGTGGTCGAGCAGCCGGAAGCCGAGTGGCGCGGCCGCAGCGGCACCGTGCTCAGCGCGGTGCTGCAGGATTTCGGTACGCTGGCGGAGCATGACATTTATATCGCCGGGCGTTTCGAGATGGCGAAAATTGCCCGTGAGCGTTTCTGCGCCGAGCGCGGCGCGCTGGAAGCGCATATGTTCGGCGATGCGTTTTCGTTTATCTGATCGATGCGATGCGCAGGGAGCGGGGTGGCCGAGGGTCGCCCCGTTTTTATTTGGGCGCCGGCAAACTGCAGGCATAAAAAACCCGCCCCTGACAGGCGGGAAGAACGGCAACTAAACTTGGCGGGATGCCGCGATTTGAAGTGGTGACGCGGTCATCCCAAGATAGACACAGCTAAACGCGTTCAAAGACGGTGGCGATGCCCTGGCCCAGGCCGATGCACATGGTCGCCAGGCCGAACTGCGCGTCGCGACGTTCCATGTTGTTCAACAGGGTGGTCGAGATGCGGGAGCCTGAACAACCCAGCGGGTGGCCGAGCGCGATGGCGCCGCCGTTCAGGTTGATCTTGTCGTCGATGCTGTCCATCAACCCCAGATCCTTGATGCACGGTAGCGACTGAGCGGCGAATGCCTCGTTCAGCTCGAACAGATCGATGTCCTGCACGCTCAGGCCGGCGCGTTTCAGCGCCAGCTTGCTGGCCGGCACCGGGCCGTAACCCATGATGGAAGGATCGCAGCCGACGACCGCCATCGAGCGGATGCGGGCGCGGGCCTTCAAACCGAGCGCTTTGGCGCGCGATTCGCTCATCAGCAGCATGGCGGAAGCGCCGTCCGACAGAGCGGAGGAACTGCCGGCGGTGACGGTGCCGTTGACCGGATCGAACGCCGGACGCAGGGCCGACAGGCTTTCGACGGTGGTTTCCGGGCGAATGACTTCATCGAAATCATAACGGGTCAGCACGCCGTCGGCGTCGTGGCCGTTGGTCGGTATGATCTCGTTTTTAAAGTAACCCGCCAGCGTCGCCGCATGCGCGCGCTGGTGGGAGCGGGCGGCGAACTCATCCTGCATCTGGCGGCTGATATTGTGCATCTTGGCCAGCATTTCGGCGGTCAGACCCATCATCCCGGCGGCTTTGGCCACGCTGCGGCTCAGCCCCGGATGGAAATCCACGCCGTGGTTCATCGGCACATGGCCCATGTGTTCCACGCCGCCGATCAGGCTGACGTGCGCGTCGCCAACCATGATGGCGCGCGCCGCGTCGTGCAGCGCCTGCATCGAAGAGCCGCACAGGCGGTTGACGGTCACCGCCGGAACGCGGTGCGGGATCTCGGCCAGCAGCGCGGCGTTGCGGGCGATGTTGAAGCCTTGTTCCAGCGTCTGCTGCACGCAGCCCCAGTAAATGTCATCGATCTCGGCGGCGTCCAGCGCCGGGTTGCGGCTCAGCACTTCGCGCATCAGGTGAGCGGAGAGATCTTCGGCGCGTACCTGGCGGAAGGCGCCGCCCTTGGAACGGCCCATCGGTGTGCGTACGGCATCAACAATAACTACGTTTTCCATCTTTATGACCTCATGCCGGTTGGCGGGTAGCGACGTCGGACAGCGGTGTCGCCACCGGGTAGTAGCTTTCATTGCGTTCGGCCTTGGCGCGCAGGCCGGCCGGCACCTGATACAGGGCGCCGAGGTGTGCGTAACGCTGGGCCAGCTCAACGTAGTTGGCGGTGCCGAGCGTATCCAGGTAGCGGAACGCGCCGCCGTGGAACGGAGGGAAGCCGATGCCGTAGACCAGCGCCATATCGGCTTCCGCCGGGCTGGCGACGATCTTCTCCTCCAGGCAACGGACCACTTCGTTGATCATTGGGATCATCATGCGTGCGATGATTTCTTCGTCGCTGATGGTCTGGCGCGGTTGGCTCACTTCGGCCAGCAGCGCGTCGGTCTGCTCGTCGTTGTCCTTGCGCGGTTTGCCTTTGCTGTCCTGACTGTAACGGTAGAAGCCCAGCTGATTTTTCTGACCGAAGCGCTGGTTGTCGAACATCACGTCAATGGCATCGCGATAGTCTTTGCTCATGCGATCCGGGAAGCCGGCGGCCATTACCGCCTGCGCGTGGTGCGCAGTGTCGATGCCCACGACGTCGAGCAGGTAGGCCGGGCCCATCGGCCAGCCGAACTGTTTTTCCATCACTTTATCGATCTGACGGAAGTCGGCGCCGTCGCGCAGCAGCAGGCTGAAACCGGCGAAATACGGGAACAGCACGCGGTTGACGAAGAAGCCCGGGCAGTCGTTCACCACGATCGGCGTTTTGCCCATGCGGCTGGCGTAGGCCACCACTTTGGCGATGGTGTCGTCGCTGGTCTGTTCGCCGCGGATGATCTCAACCAGCGGCATGCGGTGCACCGGGTTAAAGAAGTGCATGCCGCAGAAGTTTTGCGGGCGCTTCAGCGATTTTGCCAGGTGATTAATCGGAATGGTCGAGGTGTTCGACGCCAGAACGGTGTCTTCACCGATCAGGTTTTCCACTTCCGACAGCACGGCGGCTTTGACCTTCGGATTCTCGACGACCGCTTCAACGATCACCTGCGCGCGCTCGATACCGGCGTAGTCCAGCGTCGGCTGAATGGTCGACAGCACCTGCGCCATTTTCAGGCCATCCAGCTTGCCGCGCTCCAGTTGCTTATTGAGCAGCTTGGCCGCTTCGCCCATGCCCAGCATCAGCGACTTGTCGCTGATGTCTTTCATGATCACCGGCACGCCTTTCAGCGCCGATTGGTAAGCGATGCCGCCGCCCATGATGCCGGCGCCCAGCACCGCCGCCTGTTTCGGCGCATCCACATTCTTGGCCAGCTTTTTCGCCTGGCCCTTCACGAACTGATCGTTGAGGAAAATGCCGACCAGCGCGCGCGCTTCGTTGGAGCGTGCCAACGGCACGAAGCTGGCGGTTTCCAGTTTCAACGCTTCATCACGGCCCAGCTTGGCGGCGGCTTCAATGGTCTTCACCGCAGTCATCGGCGCCGGGTAGTGTTTACCGGCGGTTTGCAGCACCATGCCTTTGGCGGTGGTGAAGCTCATCGCCGCTTCAATCGGGCTGAGCTTCAGCGGCTCCAGCTTAGGTTGACGCGCTGCACGCCAGTCCAGCTTGCCTTCGATCGCCTGTTGCAGCATTTTGAGCGCCGCTTCGGCCAGTTTTTCCGGTGCTACCACCGCATCCACCAGGCCGACTTTCAACGCGTCTTTGGCGCTGACGTCTTTGCCGGCGGCGATGATTTCCAGCGCGCTGTCGTTACCCAGCAGGCGCGGCAGGCGGACGGAACCGCCGAAGCCCGGCATGATGCCCAATTTGGTTTCCGGCAGGCCAATGCGCGCGTCCGGTGAGGCGACGCGGAAATCGGTCGCCAGAATGCATTCGCAACCGCCGCCGAGCGCATAGCCGTTAATGGCCGAAATGGTTGGTACCGGCAAATCTTCCAGCCGATTAAAGACGTTGTTGGCGAACACCAGCCACTCTTGCAGCTTTTCAGCAGGTGCGGCGAACAGAGACAGGAATTCGGTGATATCGGCGCCGACGATAAACGCGGCTTTGGAGGAGCGCAGCAACAGCCCCTTCAACTCGGGCTGGTTTTCCAGCACGGTGAGCGCTTCGCCCAGGCTGGCGACGGTGCGGGTGTCCAGCTTGTTGACCGAGCCCGGTGCGTTGAACACCAGCTCGGCGATGCCGTTATCGAGCCAGTGCAGTTGTAATGTTTCGCCTTGGTAGAGCATGTCTATCTCCTGAATCAGCGTATGATCTGGTATGACCAGATGATGAGGAGTGTGGTTTTTATGTTAAAAATATGCAAATGAGAGATTGCATATTTGCTGGTCTGATCACATCTCACCAAGTTAGTTTTTTGATTTAAAACGAAGTTATATTTTATGTGCTATCGGCATTTGCTGGCGTTTGTGGGC
The sequence above is drawn from the Serratia sp. FDAARGOS_506 genome and encodes:
- a CDS encoding SCP2 domain-containing protein; translation: MLFTPLLTGALETSLNNLLFRDRSMKAARQRLAGKVLRIELEELASPLVLVFSELRVDVLGQSEDSADCTVRSRIPALLRLRDRQQLPVLMRSGELTVEGDIQVVQQLVGLLDLAEWDPAEWLAPYIGDIAAQGITQALGKGASLLKAGFMRRQQDMAEALTEEWRLAPGPLEVVWFNEEVDALARSAEALSARMDKLEGKR
- the hemB gene encoding porphobilinogen synthase gives rise to the protein MSYAFPGTFPGRRMRRVRRHDFSRRLVAENQLTVNDLIYPVFVMEGSNRQEEVASMPGVSRMTIDLLVKEAETIAKLGVPVISLFPVIEPSLKSLHAEEAYNPEGLVQRTVRALKDAVPELGILTDVALDPYTTHGQDGVIDEQGYVINDVTKDILVRQALSHAEAGAEIVAPSDMMDGRIGAIRDRLELQGLVNTQIMAYSAKYASCYYGPFRDALGSSGNLKGGNKKTYQMDPANSDEALQEIAQDLQEGADMVMVKPGMPYLDVVRRVKDTFGVPTFAYQVSGEYAMHMAAIQNGWLQEQPAVMESLMCFKRAGADGVLTYFAKRVAQWLHDDAMRR
- the tatC gene encoding Sec-independent protein translocase subunit TatC yields the protein MAVEDTQPLISHLIELRKRLLNSIICVLAVFVVLVFFANDIYQLVSAPLLKQLPAGASMIATDVASPFFTPIKLTMIVSVFVSAPMILYQVWAFIAPALYKHERRLMMPLLVSSSLLFYLGMAFAYFIVFPLAFGFFAKTAPMGVTIATDIKNYLDFVMALFMAFGVAFEVPVAIILLCWSGVTSPEDLKKKRPYVLVGAFVVGMLLTPPDVFSQTLLAIPMYLLFEVGVFFARFYTGKRRPQAEEEDEGDEPPAP
- the rfaH gene encoding transcription/translation regulatory transformer protein RfaH, producing MESWYLLYCKRGQLLRAQEHLERQQVNCLSPIITLEKIVRGKRIAVSEPLFPNYLFVEFDPERIHTTTISATRGVSHFVRFGALPSVIPSKVIDELRTHASETYVDPETPQPGDTVLIVDGVFEGLQAIYTEPDGEARSMLLLNLINKQVSQSIDNRQFQKM
- the tatB gene encoding Sec-independent protein translocase protein TatB, translating into MFDIGFSELLLVLVIGLVVLGPERLPVAVRTVSGWIRALRSLAASVQHELSQELKLQELQDSLKKAEQAGLQNLTPELKASMDELKDAAESLKRTYRGEKEELANTIHNPQAPDPEALHDGVTPAEAATSASAPAAVPKPAAEPEAAVAASPVAPEAVQPAKAPVETVPVPVESVADKTPASHQPSGDR
- the tatD gene encoding 3'-5' ssDNA/RNA exonuclease TatD, producing MFDIGVNLTSSQFAKDRQAVVERARAAGVTGMLITGTDLAESRDAAELAQQHAGYCWSTAGVHPHYASGWDEQTAEQIYALAVRPEVVAIGECGLDFNRNFSTPAQQEAAFTAQLALAVELALPVFLHCRDAHARFAELLTPWLDKLPAAVVHCFTGTAEELASCLSLGLSIGITGWVCDERRGLELRALLPQIPAERLLLETDAPYLLPRDLQPKPASRRNEPCFLPHIVHQVAVWRQEEPQWLGQKTDENARRLFRLV
- the ubiB gene encoding ubiquinone biosynthesis regulatory protein kinase UbiB, yielding MTPGELRRLYFIVRVFLSYGLDELIPKMRLTLPLRFGRRLLFWMPNRHKDKPLGERLRLALQELGPVWIKFGQMMSTRRDLFPPQIADQLTLLQDRVAPFDGALARKHIELAMGGPLETWFDDFEQQPLASASIAQVHTARLKTTGQEVVLKVIRPDIGPIIKADVRLMYRLAGWVPKLLPDGRRLRPREVVREYEKTLLDELNLLREAANAIQLRRNFDGSPMLYVPEVYSDYCRESVLVMERIYGIPVSDIATLEQQGTNMKLLAERGVQVFFTQVFRDSFFHADMHPGNIFVSYEHPEDPCYIGIDCGIVGSLNKDDKRYLAENFIAFFNRDYRKVAELHVDSGWVPRDTNVEDFEFAIRTVCEPIFEKPLAEISFGNVLLNLFNTARRFNMEVQPQLVLLQKTLLYVEGLGRQLYPQLDLWTTAKPFLESWLRDQVGIPAVVRALKEKAPFWAEKLPELPELFYDSLQQHKLLQQSVDKLTNQMQAQRVRQGQSRYLFGVGATLLVSGTLLLLGQIEVFPAWMMAAGIVCWVIGWKRTT
- the tatA gene encoding Sec-independent protein translocase subunit TatA, translating into MGGISITQLLIIAVIVVLLFGTKKLRTLGSDLGASIKGFKKAIGDDTPSTPNTAEKTSLDDADFSAKPITDKQPEVKPEESKNKEQV